In Macrobrachium nipponense isolate FS-2020 chromosome 15, ASM1510439v2, whole genome shotgun sequence, a single genomic region encodes these proteins:
- the LOC135226858 gene encoding pro-resilin-like has protein sequence MISKVALVVFGLVALVAADSRESFEYAPRRGSSEESYESSEAHYSFNWAVDHDPSSNEFGHQETRDGDDTQGSYYVELPDGRLQTVKYFVDGDSGYVAEVNYEGSASAESGSAESFERPRYRYDSNESK, from the exons ATGATCTCAAAG GTCGCTCTCGTCGTTTTCGGCCTCGTGGCCCTGGTAGCTGCTGACAGCAGGGAATCCTTTGAATACGCCCCCAGAAGG GGATCCTCCGAGGAGTCCTACGAATCCAGCGAGGCCCATTACAGCTTCAACTGGGCCGTCGACCACGACCCTTCCAGCAACGAATTCGGACACCAGGAAACCCGTGACGGAGACGACACTCAGGGATCTTACTACGTTGAGCTCCCCGACGGTCGTCTGCAGACTGTCAAGTATTTCGTCGACGGAGACTCAGGCTACGTGGCTGAGGTCAACTACGAAGGAAGCGCCTCAGCCGAGTCAGGCTCCGCTGAGTCCTTCGAAAGGCCTAGATACCGCTACGACTCCAACGAGTCTAAGTAA